In Geobacillus kaustophilus, a genomic segment contains:
- a CDS encoding tRNA threonylcarbamoyladenosine dehydratase — protein sequence MLHQFSRNELAIGPEGLERLKNATVAVLGVGGVGSFAVEALARSGIGRLVLVDRDNVDITNINRQIHALLSTIGRPKVELMKERIADINPACEVIALQMFYTEETYEQFFAYDLDFVIDASDTIVYKVHLMKQCLKRGIPIISSMGAANKMDPTRFRIADISKTHTDPIAKVIRAKLRKEGIRRGIPVVFSDEKPVKIREDVRQVVGNDASPIRKAKMPPSSNAFVPSVAGLIMASYVINRLLEGIPIRRVGED from the coding sequence ATGCTGCACCAATTTTCCCGCAATGAACTCGCGATTGGCCCTGAAGGGTTGGAACGTTTAAAAAACGCCACCGTCGCCGTCCTTGGCGTCGGCGGCGTTGGGTCGTTCGCCGTCGAGGCGCTCGCCCGTTCCGGCATTGGCCGATTGGTGCTTGTTGATCGAGATAACGTCGATATCACCAACATCAACCGGCAAATCCATGCGTTGCTCTCGACCATCGGGCGTCCGAAAGTGGAGCTCATGAAAGAGCGCATCGCCGACATCAACCCGGCGTGCGAGGTGATCGCTTTGCAAATGTTTTATACGGAAGAGACGTATGAGCAGTTTTTCGCCTATGATCTCGATTTTGTCATCGATGCGTCCGACACAATTGTGTACAAAGTGCATTTGATGAAACAATGCCTCAAGCGCGGCATTCCGATCATCTCCAGCATGGGTGCGGCGAACAAAATGGATCCGACCCGGTTCCGCATTGCCGATATTTCGAAAACACACACCGATCCGATCGCGAAAGTCATCCGCGCCAAGCTGCGCAAAGAAGGGATCCGCCGCGGCATTCCGGTCGTCTTTTCCGACGAGAAGCCGGTGAAAATCCGCGAAGATGTCCGCCAGGTCGTCGGCAATGACGCTTCGCCGATCCGCAAGGCGAAAATGCCGCCGTCTTCGAATGCTTTCGTTCCATCAGTTGCCGGGCTCATTATGGCTTCGTACGTGATTAATCGTCTATTAGAGGGAATTCCCATAAGGCGCGTTGGCGAAGATTGA
- a CDS encoding RsfA family transcriptional regulator has translation MKTRQDAWSHEEDVLLAETVLQYIREGKTQLAAFEVVGKQLHRTAAACGFRWNAEVRKRHLEAIEQAKKQRKERKRALEMMKKWQKDNTVDAWSPSGERDGAEGSSPFLPAASLTLEQCISFLQTLRRGIEEMEAIRQDNERLKRERAEWQARNEQLAQKLERLETRQTTVQEDYEALVKIMARARQLASEEGDRFSLAQLFAAEANGSNESLAHS, from the coding sequence ATGAAAACAAGACAGGATGCTTGGTCACATGAAGAAGATGTACTGTTGGCTGAAACGGTGCTGCAATATATACGCGAAGGAAAAACGCAACTTGCCGCTTTTGAAGTCGTTGGGAAACAACTGCACCGCACAGCGGCAGCATGCGGATTCCGTTGGAACGCTGAGGTGCGCAAACGGCACCTTGAGGCGATCGAACAGGCAAAAAAGCAGCGGAAAGAACGGAAACGAGCGCTCGAAATGATGAAAAAGTGGCAAAAAGACAATACCGTTGATGCTTGGAGTCCTTCTGGAGAACGGGATGGCGCCGAAGGGTCATCGCCTTTTCTCCCGGCGGCCTCATTAACACTGGAGCAGTGCATTTCCTTTTTGCAAACATTGCGGCGCGGCATCGAGGAGATGGAAGCGATCCGCCAGGACAACGAGCGCCTGAAACGCGAACGGGCGGAATGGCAGGCGCGGAACGAACAGCTTGCTCAAAAACTCGAACGCCTTGAAACGAGGCAGACCACCGTGCAAGAAGATTATGAGGCGCTCGTGAAAATTATGGCCCGCGCCCGCCAGCTCGCTTCCGAAGAAGGCGACCGCTTCTCTCTTGCCCAGCTGTTTGCCGCCGAGGCGAACGGATCGAACGAATCGCTCGCCCATTCATAA
- a CDS encoding efflux RND transporter permease subunit — protein MTFLTRFSLKNAAAVFVCSFLLMFLGLYSFSSLKVDLLPNIEFPQLSIEAVYPGASPQDVNEEVTAKLEEKLKSLDGLKQMQSSSYEGMAVINLEFPFRTDMEKMERQVESLIDKAGLPDNVQTEVNRFSFDSIPVFNISLFAKKGTDLQTLLETEVIPELNKIDGVNSVSIGGDSERFIRITVDRKKAVQAGLTLSEIKKQINEKVFAFPAGTLKSDAWQIPVRVEETLSTIHELQNMTLVPTAVPMAANGLQRVAPVKLGDIATIEEVNEQSEFTRYNLKPSLSMAVTKKQDANTIEVADQVIKVLNSYKHQFDYSIGFDSSAGIKQSVESLVREGLLGALFASLAVLLFLRNVRATVIAIISIPLSLLVSAIFLNRMDITLNVMTLGGMAVAVGRVVDDSIVVIENIFRRVRREKTSMNDDLVEQSTKEIVKAIVSSTITTVVVFLPLGLVGGVTGEFFLPFALTIAFALLASLLVAVTVVPILAKFSFRRVPPEEKEGALQRLYGRIIEWALNHKAIVFVLSVVLLVGSLALVPKLGFTFLPNEEQKTLVASIELPASTSVAKTNDVSLEMEKMFLKRSDVESVTAAVGSRDFRTGLKRPNQASYYILLKDSADTAKTAVVFEKEMRRIANQLAPGAKVGVQEMSSGGPPTNNNVNIDLYSNDLEALQTAAKQVETYLKQRDDVKDVTNNLTEKQKQVIVAIDPEKAAAYGVSGMQLLGAVADAAKPVDVGTLKLGGKDEQVELSYDETLGSIDELKELPIVTRNGVIPLSDVAEVKEADVYTSIQKLDGKVFARVSAQIVGDNIQKVTNDISKHVNDLKIPSDVTVKTGGGSDETMQTFRELGVAMAAAIGLVYLTMLITFGKVRVPLIILSSLLFVPIGSLFALYVADEPLSISVMIGLLMLIGIVTTNAIVLVDRIGQNREQKRMTVRSAIIEAGKTRLRPILMTAFATVTALIPLALTNEAGTLISKGLAITVIGGLTSSTLLTLVFIPAMYEAFFFRTAKREPMAK, from the coding sequence ATGACGTTTTTGACTAGGTTCAGTTTGAAAAATGCGGCAGCGGTGTTTGTATGTTCGTTTTTGCTCATGTTTCTAGGACTGTATTCCTTCTCTTCCTTGAAGGTCGATTTGCTGCCGAACATTGAATTTCCCCAGTTGTCGATTGAAGCGGTCTATCCTGGGGCTTCTCCGCAGGACGTGAATGAGGAAGTCACGGCCAAGCTCGAGGAAAAACTGAAGTCCCTTGACGGGCTTAAGCAAATGCAGAGCTCTTCCTATGAAGGAATGGCCGTTATTAATCTTGAATTTCCGTTTCGGACGGATATGGAGAAAATGGAGCGGCAGGTTGAATCGCTCATTGATAAGGCAGGATTGCCTGACAATGTACAAACTGAAGTCAATCGGTTTTCATTCGATTCCATCCCGGTTTTCAACATTTCCTTGTTCGCTAAAAAGGGAACCGATCTGCAAACGTTGCTGGAAACCGAAGTGATTCCAGAATTGAATAAAATCGACGGGGTGAATTCCGTTTCGATCGGCGGAGACAGCGAGCGCTTCATCCGGATCACCGTCGACCGGAAAAAGGCCGTTCAGGCGGGATTGACCTTGTCAGAGATAAAAAAACAAATCAATGAAAAGGTGTTTGCCTTTCCGGCCGGAACGTTGAAAAGCGATGCTTGGCAAATTCCGGTTCGCGTCGAAGAAACATTGAGCACCATTCATGAGCTGCAAAACATGACGCTTGTGCCAACAGCTGTTCCGATGGCAGCGAATGGATTGCAACGCGTTGCGCCCGTCAAGCTCGGGGACATTGCGACGATTGAGGAAGTCAACGAGCAAAGCGAATTCACCCGCTATAATTTGAAGCCATCGCTGTCGATGGCCGTGACGAAAAAACAAGATGCCAATACGATTGAAGTGGCGGACCAAGTCATCAAAGTGCTGAATTCCTACAAACATCAGTTTGATTATTCCATCGGGTTTGATTCATCAGCTGGCATCAAACAATCCGTCGAATCGCTTGTCCGTGAAGGGCTGCTCGGGGCGCTGTTCGCTTCGTTGGCCGTATTGCTCTTTTTGCGCAACGTTCGGGCGACCGTGATTGCCATCATCTCGATTCCGCTCTCGCTGCTTGTATCGGCCATTTTTCTCAATCGTATGGATATTACCCTCAATGTCATGACGCTTGGCGGCATGGCCGTCGCCGTCGGCCGAGTCGTGGATGACAGCATTGTCGTGATTGAAAATATTTTCCGCCGCGTCCGCCGGGAGAAAACAAGCATGAACGATGATTTAGTCGAGCAATCAACGAAAGAAATTGTCAAAGCGATTGTGTCCTCGACCATCACAACCGTTGTCGTCTTTTTGCCTCTCGGGCTTGTTGGGGGCGTTACAGGGGAATTTTTCCTGCCTTTTGCCTTGACGATTGCGTTTGCCCTGTTGGCCTCTTTGTTGGTGGCCGTGACGGTTGTGCCGATTTTAGCGAAATTTTCGTTCCGCCGTGTGCCGCCAGAGGAAAAAGAAGGAGCGCTTCAGCGTCTGTATGGCCGAATCATTGAATGGGCGCTCAACCATAAAGCGATTGTCTTTGTGTTGTCGGTTGTGCTGTTGGTTGGTTCATTGGCGCTCGTGCCGAAACTTGGATTTACGTTTTTGCCGAACGAAGAGCAGAAAACGCTGGTGGCGAGCATTGAACTGCCGGCTTCCACATCGGTGGCCAAAACGAATGATGTGTCGTTGGAGATGGAAAAGATGTTTTTAAAACGAAGCGATGTCGAGAGCGTCACCGCCGCGGTGGGAAGCCGCGATTTCCGCACCGGTTTGAAGCGGCCCAATCAAGCCAGCTATTATATTCTATTAAAGGACAGCGCTGACACCGCGAAAACTGCGGTTGTTTTCGAAAAAGAAATGCGCCGCATCGCGAATCAGCTCGCGCCCGGGGCCAAAGTGGGCGTGCAAGAGATGTCGAGCGGAGGGCCGCCGACGAATAATAACGTGAATATTGACTTATACTCCAATGATTTGGAGGCGCTCCAAACAGCGGCCAAACAGGTCGAGACGTATTTAAAACAGCGCGATGATGTCAAAGATGTGACGAATAACTTGACGGAAAAGCAAAAACAAGTGATTGTCGCCATTGATCCGGAAAAGGCGGCCGCTTATGGCGTTTCGGGCATGCAATTGCTCGGGGCGGTGGCCGATGCGGCCAAACCGGTCGATGTGGGGACGCTGAAACTCGGCGGCAAGGATGAGCAAGTCGAACTTTCGTATGATGAAACGTTGGGATCGATCGATGAGTTGAAAGAGCTTCCGATCGTGACGAGAAACGGAGTGATTCCACTTTCAGATGTCGCCGAAGTGAAAGAGGCGGACGTGTATACGTCCATTCAAAAGCTGGACGGAAAAGTGTTTGCCCGCGTATCCGCCCAGATTGTCGGCGACAACATTCAGAAAGTAACGAATGATATTTCTAAACATGTAAATGATTTGAAGATCCCATCCGATGTCACAGTGAAAACGGGCGGCGGAAGCGATGAGACGATGCAGACGTTCCGCGAGCTCGGTGTAGCCATGGCGGCGGCCATTGGGCTTGTGTATTTGACGATGCTGATTACATTTGGCAAAGTGCGGGTGCCGCTGATCATTTTATCTTCCCTTTTGTTTGTTCCCATTGGTTCGCTGTTTGCTTTGTATGTGGCTGATGAGCCGCTTTCCATCAGCGTGATGATCGGCTTGTTGATGCTCATTGGCATCGTGACGACCAATGCGATCGTGCTGGTGGATCGAATCGGGCAAAACCGCGAACAAAAACGGATGACGGTGCGAAGCGCTATCATTGAAGCCGGCAAAACACGGCTGCGGCCGATTTTAATGACAGCCTTTGCGACTGTGACAGCGCTCATTCCGCTTGCGCTGACGAATGAGGCCGGCACGTTGATTTCGAAAGGGCTGGCCATCACTG